The DNA region TGTGCTGGTGCAGGGGGTCGAGCATCGAGGTGGGCTCGTCCAGCAGCAGGTTCTGCCCCTGGGCGCCCGGCCACAGTTGCGCCAGCACCCGCGCCAGGTGCACGCGCTGGCGCTCGCCGCCGGACAGCGCGAGGTAGCTGCGCCCGGCCAGGTGCGCGGCATCGGCCGCCTCCAGGGCCTCAGCGATGATCTCGGCATCCCGCACCCGCCCCGTCGCGTGGGGCAGGCGGCCCATGCCGACCACTTCCTCGACACGGAAGCCGAAGCTCAGAGTGGAGCTCTGCGGCAGCACTGCCAGGCGCTGGGCGCGCTGCGGGCCGGTCCATTCGGCGAGCGGGCGGTTCTCCAGGCCGACATGGCCGGCGGCCAGGGCCAGCTCGCCGCTCAATGCGCCGAGCAGGGTGCTCTTGCCCGCGCCGTTGGGGCCGAGCACACCGAGCACCTCGCCAGGGCGCAGCTCCAGGTCCACGCCCGCCAGCACCACGGTGCTGCCACGGTGCACTTCCAGCTGTTCGACACGCAGCATCAGTGACGCCCCCGCAGCAGCAGATAAAGGAAGAAGGGCGCGCCGATCAGCGCGGTGACGATGCCGATGGGCATCTCCGCCGGCGCCAGCACCAGGCGCGCGGCCAGGTCGGCGAACAGCAGCAGGCTGGCACCGGCCAGTGCCGAGGCCGGCAGGAGGACGCGGTGGTCCGGGCCCGCTACCAGGCGCACCAGGTGCGGCACCACCAGGCCGATGAAGCCGATCAGGCCCGCAGCGGCCACCGCGGCGCCGACGCCCAGCGCCGTGCACAGCACCAGCTCGCGCTTGAGCTTCTCCACCTCGAAGCCCAGGTGGCGCGCTTCGGACTCGCCCAGCAGCAGCGCGTTGAGGGCCCTGGCCCGACGCGGCAACCACAGCGCCACCGCCCCGGTGATCAGCAGCAGCGGCCACAGCCGTGCATAGCTGGCACCGTTGAGGCTGCCCAGGTTCCAGAAAGTCAGGGTGCGCAGGGTGGCGTCGTCCGCGAGGTAGGTGAACAGGCCGATGCAGGCGAAGGCCAGGGCGTTGAGGGCGATGCCGGCGAGCAGCATGGTCACCACGCTGGTCTGCCCGTCGCGCCGGCCGAGGCGGTAGACCAGCGCCGTCACCCCCAGGCCCCCGGCGAAGGCGCAGGCGGATAGCAGGTAAGGCGCGATGTTCTCCGACAGCCCGCCGATGGCCGCGCCACCGACGATGGCCACTGCCGCGCCCAGGGCTGCACCGCTGGAGACGCCGACCAGGCCGGGGTCCGCCAGCGGGTTGCGGAACAGGCCCTGCATGGCCACGCCGGACAGCGCCAGCACCGCGCCGACGGCAAGGCCCAGCAGGGTGCGCGGCAGGCGGATCTGCCCGAGGATCAGCTCGGCCTGTTCCAGGCCTTCGGGTGCGAGCGGCATACCCGCCAGGCGCAGGGCAGCGCGCAGGGTGTCGCCCAGGGGCAGGCTCACCGGGCCGAGGGCCAGGGACAGCCAGAGGGCGAGCGCGAGCAAGGCACCCAGGGCGATGAACAGGGGGCGCGAATGTACAGCTGGAGTCATGGCTGGTTCTGGCTATTGGCGATCAGGGCCGGTGCCTGAGGATAAAAGCCCGCGGACAGCGCGGCCACCCCATCCGGCAGGCGCGGGCCGAGGCCGCCGACCAGCAGGGTCGGGTCCAGCGGCAGCAGGCGGCCCTGCTTGCCGGCGCGGGTCATGGCCAGCGCGGGGTTCTGCTTGAGCAGTGCGGCCTTGGCTTCCTCACCCTCCAGGCGGCGGTCGGCGAACACCACCACGTCCGGGTCCAGCGCTGCCAGCGCCTCGCTGGAAATGGCCTTGTAGCCGAGGTGATCGGTGATGTTCCGGCCACCGGCCTGCTCGATGATCCAGGCGGCGGCGGTATCCTTGCCGGCGGCCATGGGGCTGCTGCCGGCATGGCCGAGCAGCAGCAGGACGCGCGGCGCCTCGTGGGTGCGCCGGGTCTCGGCGACCCACCTGGCCTGCCGCTCGAAGCGCTGGCTGTAGTCGGCGAAGACCCGCCGAGCGCGGGCCTCGTCGCCCAGCAGGCCGCCGATCAGCCTGAGGTTCATCTCCAGCACCGGCAGCTCGGCCCTGGAGGGCAGCGACTCGATGCGCACGCCGGCCGCCTTGACCTGGTCGATCACCGGCGGCGGGCCCATTTCCTCGGTGCCCAGCAGCAGGTCCGGGCGCAGCGAGAGGATGCCCTCGGCCGCCAGCTGGCGCTGGTAGCCGATGCTCGGTAGCGACTTCAGCGAGGTGGGGTGGAGGCTGGTGGTGTCGACGCCCACCAGCTTGCTCTCGCCACCCAGCGCCACCACCCATTCGCTGAGGGAACCCCCAGCGCTCACCCAGCGTTGCGGCAACGGATCGGCGGCCAGCGCCGCATGGTTCAGGAACAGACCGGCGCACAGGCCGGCAAGGGAAACAGCGACACGCATCCTGGGACTCCTCGGGATTCAGGCGGAACGACGCCCCGGCATCGGCGGGGCGTCGCGGTGATCGGGGCGGTGCGACCGGCCTGGCGTCAGAGCGCCGGGGCGCTCTCGGCCAGGGCGCGCCAGTCTTCACGCTCGGGGATGCCCGGCTTGCGCGCGCCGAACAGTTGCAGCACCAGCTCGCCCTCGGCATCGAAGGCTTCCCAGCTGGTGATCACGCCGTCGCTGCTGGGCTTGCGCACGCGCCACAGCTCGGTCACGCCCGGGGTCTTCAGGTGCAGGTTGAACTCGGGGTCGAGCACGTTGAACCAGGTGTCCATCCATTTCAGATTCTGCACCGGGCCGCTGTGGATCTGGATGCAATGGCGGTTGCCGACGAACACCATGATGGGGATCTGCTTCTCGCCCGCCGCCTCCAGCAGGCGCGGCAGTTGGGCGGTGTCCAGCTGCTCGGCCCACTCGCTGCCGGCCAGGCGCAGGGCCTGGGTGCGGGCCGCGCCATGCTTCTTCAGCAGGGCGAAGAAGTGGTGGGTGTCCTTGAGGGCGGACCAGCCTTCACGCAGCCCGGCGACGTCGATCTCGGCATCGGGTTTGACCGGCTCGGCGACGGGCAGCGGCTGCAGGTCCAGCTCGGCGCTCTGCTCCTCGGCACGGAAGCGCTCCACCAGCGGCGCCCAGGCGGCGACTTCGCTGCGCTCGGTGAGGAACACCTTGTGCACGGCCACGCCCTGCCTGTCGAAGATCTGGATGCTGCGCTGGGTGCCGCGCGGGGTTTCCTCGGCCACGGCGAACACACTGGACCAGCCACCGAGGAACAGGCGCAGGTCGATGTCGGCGGACACCACCAGGCCCATCTGCCCGTTGGCCATCACCGACACCTCGCGGTACACGCCCTTGCGCTCGTGCACGCAATGCTCGTTGCGGGTCAGCGCCATGATGTGGCCCAGCTCGCCCAGGGCGGGCAGCAGGGTCGCCCACTCGGGGCGCAGGCGCACGGCGTCCACGCCCAGGCGGCTCGCGGTGAGCTCGCCCTCGCTCACGGCCAGCCGCTCGGCGGCGTCGCGGGCACGCAGGCGCGGCTCTTCGCCACGCAGGTCCTGCCAGGCCCGGTAGAGCGCAGGGGCGGAATTGGCGGTCTGGGTCTCGGCAGTCATGGGTCTCACTCCTTCAGGATCAACGGCTCGCCGTAAGGGCGAATTCAATGGGTATTCTCACGCGGCTCGGCACCGGCTCGCCGTCCTGGACCTCAGGACGGAAGCGCCAGCTGGCGACCGCCTTCATGGCCGCTTCGTCGAGGCTTTCGATGCCCGACGAGCGCAGCAATTTCATGTCACGCAACCCGCCGCGCTCATCCAGGCGCACCTCCACCAGGACCACGCCCTGCTGGTTGCGTCGGCGCGCCTGGGCCGGGTAGATCGGCGGCCTGGGCGGAACGAGGAAGGACGGCTGGTCACTGACCACCTCGGCCTTCGGCAGCCTGGCGGCGACGGCGACCGGCTGGCTCGCCAGCGCCGGCGGGGCCGTGCTGGGCACCGGCGCTGCGGCCTTCGCCACGCTCGGCACGGTGCCGGGCCGAGGTTGCGGGCGCGGCTGTGGCCTGGGCTCGCGGCGGGCGAGCTTGGCGGCGGGCGCTTCCGGGCTCGCCAGGCGCGGCTTGACGGCAACGGGCCTGGCTTCCACGACGGGGCGGCTCTCCGGTTCCACCTTGCGGGGCGGCGGTGCCGCGAGCAACACCGGCTCGGCCGCGGCCGCTGCAGGCTCGACGAGACCGACCAGGTGCACCACCTCCGCCCGGAGCTCTCCCCGGGCAATGGCGGGCTCCGCCCGCAGGTCGTGCAGGAGCCATGCGAGCCCCGCATGCGCGACGAGCGACAGGGCGAGGCAAAGTGGAAGACGTGGCATTTTCTGCCCCAATTACCTAAATGCAAATCCATTTGATAATTGTTTGCATTTGCCTGTCAACGTCATTATGTTTTGCGCCGATGCCAATCTGCGATCACCAGAGAGGCCGGCGAAAAGCGATGGTCGGGATGACCCTCCGCAAAGGCACCCGTGGCATGACGCCCGTGGCTGGTAGCCACGCCAGAAGTGCCTGGCCGGTCCCTGGTTGCGCCTTGAACCCGGGAGTCCATCCATGCCGCTTCGCCCCCCCTTCGCCCGCCGCCCCTGGCTGGCCCTGCTGCTTCTGTCGCCCTCCATCGCCCTGGCGGCGGAAAGGACCGCGACCCAGTTCGACACCGTCACCGTGACCGCCACCCGTAGCGAGCAGACCCTCGATGAAGTGCCGAACACGGTGTCGGTGATGACCGAACGCGAGATCGACCAGAAGAACGTGAAGAACATCCAGGACCTGGTGCGCTACGAGCCGGGCGTGTCGGTCGGCGGAACAGGCAGCCGCTTCGGCCTGTCCGGCTTCACCATCCGGGGCATCGGCGGCAACCGCGTGCTGACACAGGTGGACGGCGTGAGCATGCCGGATACCTTCTCCTTTGGTGGCTTCCTCAGTGCGCAGCGCGACTACGTGGACCCGGACACCCTCAAGCAGGTGGAGATCATCCGCGGCCCGGCCAGCTCGCTGTACGGCAGCGATGCCATCGGCGGTGCGGTGAGCTTCCTCACCAAGGATGCGGCGGACTACCTGGATGAAGGCGATGACGCCTACGCCCGCCTGAAGACCGGCTACGACGGCTCCGACGACAGCTGGCTGCGCAGCACCACCCTCGCCGCCCGCCAGGGCGACCTCGACGGCCTGGTGCACATCGGCCGCCGTACCGGCCAGGCACTGGATACCCAGGGTGGCACCGGCGG from Pseudomonas tohonis includes:
- a CDS encoding FecCD family ABC transporter permease; the protein is MTPAVHSRPLFIALGALLALALWLSLALGPVSLPLGDTLRAALRLAGMPLAPEGLEQAELILGQIRLPRTLLGLAVGAVLALSGVAMQGLFRNPLADPGLVGVSSGAALGAAVAIVGGAAIGGLSENIAPYLLSACAFAGGLGVTALVYRLGRRDGQTSVVTMLLAGIALNALAFACIGLFTYLADDATLRTLTFWNLGSLNGASYARLWPLLLITGAVALWLPRRARALNALLLGESEARHLGFEVEKLKRELVLCTALGVGAAVAAAGLIGFIGLVVPHLVRLVAGPDHRVLLPASALAGASLLLFADLAARLVLAPAEMPIGIVTALIGAPFFLYLLLRGRH
- a CDS encoding heme/hemin ABC transporter substrate-binding protein; this encodes MRVAVSLAGLCAGLFLNHAALAADPLPQRWVSAGGSLSEWVVALGGESKLVGVDTTSLHPTSLKSLPSIGYQRQLAAEGILSLRPDLLLGTEEMGPPPVIDQVKAAGVRIESLPSRAELPVLEMNLRLIGGLLGDEARARRVFADYSQRFERQARWVAETRRTHEAPRVLLLLGHAGSSPMAAGKDTAAAWIIEQAGGRNITDHLGYKAISSEALAALDPDVVVFADRRLEGEEAKAALLKQNPALAMTRAGKQGRLLPLDPTLLVGGLGPRLPDGVAALSAGFYPQAPALIANSQNQP
- a CDS encoding energy transducer TonB; its protein translation is MPRLPLCLALSLVAHAGLAWLLHDLRAEPAIARGELRAEVVHLVGLVEPAAAAAEPVLLAAPPPRKVEPESRPVVEARPVAVKPRLASPEAPAAKLARREPRPQPRPQPRPGTVPSVAKAAAPVPSTAPPALASQPVAVAARLPKAEVVSDQPSFLVPPRPPIYPAQARRRNQQGVVLVEVRLDERGGLRDMKLLRSSGIESLDEAAMKAVASWRFRPEVQDGEPVPSRVRIPIEFALTASR
- a CDS encoding heme ABC transporter ATP-binding protein yields the protein MLRVEQLEVHRGSTVVLAGVDLELRPGEVLGVLGPNGAGKSTLLGALSGELALAAGHVGLENRPLAEWTGPQRAQRLAVLPQSSTLSFGFRVEEVVGMGRLPHATGRVRDAEIIAEALEAADAAHLAGRSYLALSGGERQRVHLARVLAQLWPGAQGQNLLLDEPTSMLDPLHQHTTLQAVRDFAGRGAAVLVILHDLNLAARYCDRLLLLCDGRPHVLGSPDEVLQPEPLKAVFGLDVLVQRHPERGHPLIVAR
- a CDS encoding hemin-degrading factor — its product is MTAETQTANSAPALYRAWQDLRGEEPRLRARDAAERLAVSEGELTASRLGVDAVRLRPEWATLLPALGELGHIMALTRNEHCVHERKGVYREVSVMANGQMGLVVSADIDLRLFLGGWSSVFAVAEETPRGTQRSIQIFDRQGVAVHKVFLTERSEVAAWAPLVERFRAEEQSAELDLQPLPVAEPVKPDAEIDVAGLREGWSALKDTHHFFALLKKHGAARTQALRLAGSEWAEQLDTAQLPRLLEAAGEKQIPIMVFVGNRHCIQIHSGPVQNLKWMDTWFNVLDPEFNLHLKTPGVTELWRVRKPSSDGVITSWEAFDAEGELVLQLFGARKPGIPEREDWRALAESAPAL